The Saccharolobus shibatae B12 genomic interval CAGTACACCCCTCCATAACGCTTCCGGTCCATAATTAGATACAACAACTACAGTCGCCTCAGTATTAGGGTATGGAGGATATGGTAAATCAGCTATAAAGGTGCCTACCATGTTTGGATTAATTAGAACGGTATTTGAGACCCACTTATATGGGCCTAAGCTAGTAGAGTAGTTGTAATTAGAAATTATAAGAGTAGATATGTTACTTACGTTTGCATAATATTTGATAATTATTGCGAAATCCTTAAAATCATATAATACAGTAGATCCATTATTAGTTATTGTTATATATAATAGATTACCATTTATCGTTACACTCTTTATAAATATTCTAGTGTTCAGTTGATTTAGATCCATATTTTGTCTCATATCCTCAGCATGTAATAAGAGTTGCTGACTTTTTATATATGCTCCTAAAGCAATTAATCCTAGTGAAATTGTAATGAAAAATAATAGCACATACGCTACTACCTGTGAAACCCCCATACCTAACTCGCCTCAAATGTATAGCTTACTGAATATCCATTAGGGGTAACCAGCTGAACTGTATAATATTGTGTAGTAGATAAGGGTGAGGATAAATAGATGATAATTTTAGCTACAGATCCAGGGTATAATGTGTTAGTATTAACAACCCAATAGGGTAATGCACTGGAGCTATATCCTATCTGTTGTAGATTTCCTTGTGGGCCGAAGTATAATACACTATTTTTCAAGTTAAAAATTGTTGACTCTCCTATATTATGTAAGTATACTATTACAGTTGTAGAGCTAGCATTTGTAACATAATCTATTTGAAGATCAGTAACCAATTTTTGCGATTGTAACATACTATACGATACCATGTTAGTAGATATTGACGACACTACAGAAAAAACCGATCCCGCAACTACTCCTACTAATGTGACTGCTACGATTAACATAATTGTCTCGCTAATCACTTCACTAGCCATTCTTCCCAACCTCCAATACCAATAGATACTTTTTCATTTCTGCAGTTACTGAGGAGTAACTTTCAGCTACATTCATTGCTATATTGGCTAAATCTTTTGCTCTTATCTTTTCATTATTAGTCCTAATATAAGATTGCACCTTGTTCACAATGAACATATCATCTGCAGAGATGTAACCTAATTCGTATAAAGCTGTCAACTTAGAATCATCATAATCTAAGATTTCTAGTAATACACAATTTCTGATGAAAGTGCTCAAATCTATATTCGATGTTCCAACAATTTCCGCTACAGCCTTTAATTCTTTACTACCTTCTGGCCTCTGTTCACCTTTAGACTGCTCTGATATGATATTGAAAGGTGATGATGAATCAGCTTGAGCAGATTTTAGAGATAATACGGCATCTTCAATTGAAGAGTTTAATTTCTGTAAAGTTTGCTTTAAATCTTCCATAGATCCATTTAGAACATTTACCAGATCACTTTGGTATTTATCCATTCTAGTTATTAAGTTCTTAAGAAGTTCTTCAATCTCCTTGCTAGAATTGGTCGTCGTAACTTGCTGTTGTTGCTGATTCTGTGTAGTAGTGGAAGTAGTTTGTGCTGTTTGTGCATTTTTAGGCCTAGTTATTCTTGGTAATACTATCTTAAAAAAGGATATAAAGAATGCTGCTAAGGGTATGCTTATACTAATCAGTAAAATAAATAGGGGAGATTCCATTAGTTGTTGCAATTCGGGTAAGTTTAAATTTATCATTCTTCACCTCATGAATGTTATAAGTGGGAAAAAAGAATAATACCTTATTCTTACCTTTTTTTGCACTTTGATCTCACCCTATTACGGATACACTACCTTCTGGCTGATATATATATTCAGATATTGTGAGAGGAGATCCTACGTTAGGTGTAATTTGTATTGTTACTGTCTGATATTGGAATACGTGACTTCCTAGATCTGGTCCGAATAAGATCATTACTCCTATCACTGATCCAGCAGGTGCTATTGCGCTCCCTATTAATGGATCTCCAGCTACTGGATATGTAAATGCAAATGTCTGATTAACAAACACATCGTAGGTAACTAGTTGGCCGCTTATATTTAGAGTGAAAGTAAAGCTATTGTCATTCTTTAACCATTGTGGAATGCTAGATAGAGTACTACTATTAATAAATATTGGTGATGGCGTTTTTGTACTAAGATAGTAATTATATAATGTGTAGTTAAGTGCTAGTAAAGCATAGTAAGGATTAGGGTAATATACATATGTTTGCCCTGCACTTGTCTGCTGATTTATGAGATTTAGGTACTGCCCATTGGCGTATACGGCGTGACCTAGGCTTGATGGATCTACTGTTAATAAAGTGTATTTGTAGATATTTGAATATGCTACCCCCTCCGTAGAAGCGGTAAACGAGATGGCTGTAGTGGTGGGTGATAACTCCACGCTGGATACTCCAGAACTGGGAGATACTGTGAAGTATATCCAATAACTTCGCGTATTTGATGGGTAATTGACAGCATATAGGACAGAGCCAGATAACGTTAGTGCTGTTGAAGCCGTCTCTTCTCCCTTATTGATGGTGGATTTAGCTTTCTGTGTTACAAATAATCCCATGTTTATAGCTACATAAGCCAATACTGATGCAGTTATTATAAACGCTATTAATATTATAGCAGTATCTAATCCTGCTAATCCTTTTCTTTTCATTTTTTTATTGTATTTTTTTACTATTTTTTGTAGGCCCATTTTTGGATCACTTGCTTAAGTTCACTTCTCATAACACTTTTAAAAAGCTCTCTCTGTTTTTCGACTACCAGTCGACATAACTTTAGGCGATCTTTTAAGTAACTTTTAACGAGTATTATATGATGACCCCTGTATTTCTGGAATATAAGATCATACAAGATAATATTACATATTATATTATTTACGTTTTTATATATAATTTATCCTTAAAATTAGTAACAATGTACGTAATATATCCAGATTCCCATGCAATCCTTAGTTATAATGTGTCTTTAGTGCCTGAGCAAATTTTTTCAAATGTTACTGGATTAACTACATATTATAGTTTAAATGGAAAAAAGATTTTTGCTTATGAAGATTATAATGGAAGTATAATCGTAGCATATAATGGGTTAATACTGAAAAAGGCTAGCAATAACTCTGTTCGTTATCTCATAGCAGCTAACTATCCTGGAATTGATAACAGTAAATTCCCTAGTCTTTATAAACTAGCGAAAATTTCCATTTTTGATTCTAATATAAGGGTTCTAGTTTTAGGGGTTTTACTAACTATTTTGTCATCCCTCATTCTAAAGACTATGGTGAGTCGATATGATAAGGTTAGATAAAAATAATTTCATTCCTTGGATTTCTATAGTTGCCTTATTGCTTGCTTATTCCATAGGGAGTGGTTTATATATAACCATACAACGTGTTACATATTATCCTTTATTTGAATCTAAAATTGTTTCAGTACTTCTCACCATATTCTCGTCATCATTAATGACTCTTTACAATTACAAGAGATATGTTTTTCTTGTTCCATTATCTCTATTGTCCTTCTTCTCTGTATCGTTTACTCCTCTTATCATCTCTATATTTATTTTACATGAGCTAAGGAAAGTTGATCGAATAGTTAGTATTATATTGCTAATAATAGATGCATCCATGTTATCATGGCTTTTTCTACGTTTACTATTAGGCATTAATACTTACTTTTCTATTCCTCTTATGATTTTAGAGGCGGGAGTTCCTACGGTAATTCCATTTATATGGTTTGCTGGAATAATATTATCTGCTTATAAAAGAGATTTAAGTAGTAAAAGCCGACTATTGATAAATCCCTTAATTCCATTTATTGTAGTACTACTTATTTCTTTAATCCCTTATCTTCCTTTTATAAATCCTTACAAATTTCCAGAAACTGTTGATTTTAAGTATTATTACTCATGGCTTTTAACACCTACTTTCAGCGGGTGGTTCTTTTACTCCAGGCCTCTCTATTTAATGCTTTTATACGGATTATCATTTATTTTTAGGCCGTATTTAGTAGCATATTATGAATTTGTATTTCTTTCAATCCTTTATATATATTCTGCATATAAACTAGCCTCAGCCTTAGACAAGTCTATAGCTTCCCTAGCAGCCTTATTAGCTTCAGTATCTCCTATGTTAATGACCTTTCTCTATTCTGGTTTGGAAGCAAATTTATTTTCAATTTCACTGATGTTTATCTCAATGTCATATCTTATCAAAAAAGAGAAATTAAGTTTAGCAATACTTTTTTCTTTACTATCAATGTTCTCTCACATATATGCCTGGGCTCAATTATCTGCTGGTATAACTTTATACTATATTCTTAAATCAATTATACGTAAATCTAGACCAGATAACTATGCGCTAATATATTTGTCCTTTTCAATTCCCTTTATAGCCATTGGATTCTTTCTAATTTTAAATGGTGTTTTTCCTGTACCTATGGGATTATTAAACTATAATCAACTTATATACCAAATAGCTGTAGTGAGTTGGGGATCGAATAATGCTTCGCTTTACTTTTTGTTATCATCCTTTGGAAACAGGTATATTAAGGAAGGAGTTCTAGATTTTGTGTATTCAATCTCGGTATTTGGTATTATCTTTCTGGCACCAGCGACCAATTTAATTATTGACTTGCCTCTTTTCATTCCTGCAGCTTATACCATAAGAAATATTGATAGGCAGAGCGTTTCAGTATTATTACTTCTGAGTTTAATACTATGGGGTATTTATATGAGTATTAACAGCGTTCCCATGTTATGATAGTAAGATTTTTATTTTTCTTAAGAAGAGATTTATTAACAATGAGGGAGATATATCAGTTACTATTAGTTGGTATTATCTCTTTTTTAGTAATTATAACCGCAGTTTCTAGGCTTTATGTTCTTCTCGTTCCCATTGTTTTGTTTTCAATATACTTGATTATTGAGTCTAGAATACCAGAAATAAAAGATTTAAAATCATTTTATAGATACGTGGAAAAAGTCTATGGAAGAGATTTCGCAGCTATTATTAGGAAGAAATATAATATTATCCAAGGTGATTTAACATTGGCTTATTTCCCGTCATCAATTAAAGATAATACTGTAGTTATAAGCAATAATCACCTAATCTTGAAACTAAATTCTAAAGTATTAGTATTAAGTAAATATGAGGGTGTTGATTATTTAATAGAGATGATTAAAGATAATGCATCTAGTTGATGAACATGGGCGATTCACGTCTCCTTTGCGAATTCAGTTTATTTATTGAAACGAAATGAATTTAATTGAACACTCTCATATGGACTAGGTAAGGATTCTCGCTTAACAATTTCCTTTTTTTAATCTATTTTTGCTATAATTACAATTCGCAATGGAAACCTGAATCTCCCATGAACATATTAGTCGTAGTGACGATATAGTTTGGCTAATTATAAACAATACTTAAATAGATCTGTCCCCAATAACTAATGGGATGTCTTATAATGTGTTCGATATCTTAAGGGAACTAGATTCCATAGTAGATTTCGCTAGGGCTAAATTGCAGTGGGATATTTTATTTTTCATAAATTCTAGAGGGCCTTCATCTGTTTCAGAAATAGCAGAAGGTACGAATAACAGCAAAAAGGCAGTAATAGATGCTATAAGGAAACTAATAGAAAAGGAACTAATTATTAAGGTTAAGTATGACGTCTATGATTTGTCCGAAAAGGGAAAGCAAGTATTAAATAAACTCAATTACTTTACATCTCATACAGTATCTACCCAAAATGGTGTTGACGGCGGTAATAATGTATTATCAAATATAGATAATCCTTCACAGAATTATTATTTGTTAGAGCTGATAAAGATGTCTTTGCTTAATAACGGTATTTTACCTATTGACAAAGTGAGTAGAGAATTGGGGATATCGAAACAGACAGTCAAGTATTATCTAGAATTATTCATGAGGAAGAAGATTTTTAAGAAGGTAAATAAGAAGAGCTTATTGGGGAAGAATGTTCAAACTGTTGTATTAACTAATGAGGGTAGAAAAATAGCTTACAAGGTACCAAGTCTAATTAGAATAAAGAATAACCTGTTTCTAAGACTATTATTAAAAATGACTTTTAGTATAAGTTATGAATCAGCCTTGATGAAACTTATGGTTTTCTTCGCATTATCGTCACCCATAATAATATATTACGATGGTGATGTTCCCATTCGTGTGATTGGTATTTTATGGTTATATATGTTGGTTTTCACCTCACTATTGAGTATATTCGCTTATTTAACAATGAGATAGGTGATGGTTATATATGGAGTTAGCTAATGTTAGTCTTCTATATTTAATAACTGGAAATTATACTCATTATCTTATGCTGATTACTATACTTAATGTGAGCAAAAATTTTGCTATTATAAACATGACTGAGATAAGTCATAACATTACATTATCATATGTCGTAGCCTATCCAATTTTCCTTCTTTATGTACCAAATGTAACACAACAAAGTACAGTCACTCAGTTTGAGGGAATAAATACCACTATTATAAATATACGCAATTTTACAATTTATGTTGACGTATACAATGGCATAGTGATACATTACATAGGAGATGGAATTAATGCAACTTTAATTGGAGCGACAATTCCCCTAGGCCCAGGGGTGTATAAATTAATCCCTTCCTATATACTAAGTCACCAAAGAAATAATAATGTAGAAGAGTACGAGACAATTCTTCTTACGATTGTGCTAGTAGTTTCGTTCTACATCATATTTGAGAGGGTGAATAAAAAATGAAAATATATAATCTCGGAAGGGCTTTAGTTTTGACTGGTATAGTAGAGTTAATACTGGCTTCTCTTTTTTATTCTGATAAGAGAGTTATTTTGTCAGTATTATTGGGGGATTATTCGTATTTTTGCCTACTTATTGGCGTTATAGTTATAGCCGTACATGGAGCAATAACTAAGAATTAATGTTTTGAATTATGAAAATTATTTTAATCTCGGTCTCCTCCAAATCTTTTATCTATCATAATTCTAAGATCTGTTAAAATTACGAGAAGTATATAGTCTTTTTCTTAATAGACGCGAAGGGAAAATAATATTTCCCATTACAAAATATAGAAGAACATTCGAATAAGTCTGAATAGTTAATGAATTAAACTTGATAGAACTTGAAAACAAATAATAAAGGAGAAATGATAAAAACTTTTTCATACTAGCTTCTTCCTTCAGTTTCTCGAGCACGTCGTGAAACTTATTAACCCAATAACTTGTGTAATCATTTATCGAAACCAAATAATAGAACTCCTCCTACATTGAATCAAGAGTGTATTCAAGATTATATAGTCTTTTTCATAATACTTGCAAAGGAGTAAAAGGGTTATTAACTTAGTGGCTGATGTTGGGAATGAATGAGTTAAGGGGTTTAACTGGCTATATTTTGTATTGACAAAAGCTATATTCTCTTCGCACTTACTAAGAAATGGACTATATCAAGGATCAACACGATAGGACCGGAATTCCTAAGCAAGAGAAGAAATTCGACAAAAACTCTAGAATTAACATTGGAATAGGTGGAAATGAAACAAGGAACACCGTTAAACAAGGGAATACAAGCTAGAATATTAAGCTTTTTAATAGGATAATCCACGGGAACATCGTACAACCCCAACCTCCTAGAAGGATCGTGATGAATACCCGACTTGTCCGTGAAAAGCACCTTAATACCCTTCTTAATGACGCCCTTTAGTCTATCCTTCAAATCGGCGTTAAAGCGTCGCTTCTTGTTGAATATGGTTTTATGTAGGATTTTCAATCTTTTTCTCGCTATTCTACAAGCTGTTACGTAACTTAATTTCACGCGAAACTTCTCCTCTATGTAAGACTTTGCTTCACATATGGATTTGCCTTGAAGTTCTTGCGGGCTTATTTCCTTTTCGTTGACCTCCTACGGTTGCAAAACTTAGGTTTGTTAGAGACGGAGCATATAGAACCTATTATGAAAAAACTATGTTAGAGAAAATTTGATATGAGTTTACTATTCAATATCGAATAGGATGACTGCATGAGACACCCTCCAAATTACGATTATAATTAATGAGAGTTAATACATGTTTCAAGTTATAGATTAGCTATATTTAATTATTATTTAATATATCCTTAGGGTCGTATGTTATAAGTAATCATAAAGATTTATAACCTATAACTAGTAATATCTATAGGCGATAATTTGTGGAAAAGATAGTAAAAGTTAATGAGACCACTTATATACTAGAAGATGAACGATCGGTTGTTATAACATTCAAGCTCGAAGAAAATATTTTGAGTATGGTTGATGAAATAGTGAAGAACTTAGGTTATGAGCATAGGAGTGATTTCATTAGAGACGCTATAGAGAAATATATAAACTATCTTAAGTCAATTAGTAATAACAGTGAGAAGAATTATCAATGAACAAAATTAAGTTTAAGTAAACGCAAATTAATTTGCTAAGTTAATTGTAGGGATATAGTTGCATAAAGGAAATTAAAAAGATTTATATGGCTAAGATGTAATTCTGAAAATGTAAGAATCATACATAAAATTTTTATTTAGCATTGGAGAAGAGTTATGTGGTTTAGATTATGGAAGCCATCTATGTGCTCGGAGTAAAAGGAGGTATAGGTAAAACAACCTTTTCCCTTTATTTTGCTAAACGCTTGTCTTTAATGGGTAAAAAAGTTATGTATATTGATCATGATTATTTTTCCTTTGGATCTTTAATATTAGGACATAATGATCTTGGACTTCTGGAGGAGATCGAACGCAATTTGCCAATATTTTCAAGAAGTTTAAAAAACATTGATAATCTTTATATCTTAAAACTTTTTTCAGATCCTTTAAACGTGAATAAGAATTATTCTTTATTAAGCAATAAGATACCTCAAGTTTTAAATAGTATTCTTAAGAGAGAATTGGATTATATTATTTTAGATTCTTCAGTAGGTATACTTCCAGATAATGATATTGTAATAGCATTACTAGAAGAGTTAGAGACAGAGAAAAAAGAAGTGTTCTTAAGTGATATGTTGTCCATAAATTCTACTATAAAATACGCTAAATTATGGGAGAATAATATAAAATACAAGGTATTAGCTATAAATATGGTTCCACCAATACCAGAAAGCCTATCTGAAGCTACAAAAATTGCAAATGAAGTCTATAATAATTATAACGAGTTATTTAATGCTGTTATAGTTGTTGAATTTGACGAGAAGATGTATAACTATAATCCAATAATCGCTGAGTACGAAAACGAGAAACTGAACAGTATATTATCATGTATAGTTTATCGATGTAATACTCTCAAATAAACATGATATTGCCGAGTTATATGTAGTAAAGAAGATAATTATTGCGTTTACAGTGAGTATTAAAAAAGGATTGGGTAAAATGGAGCTAAAAGAAAGAAATTTAACTGTTATTTAAACCTTTAAGTCAAATTACGTTTTAAGAGCGTAATAATTAAAGCTAATTATCGACATCCAAGAAAGCTTACACTAAAAATTTATAGAAAAACCAATACTATTTTTCTAATATAGATTTATAAGGTTGTTGATGATAATAGAAATTAATGATTAGGATAAATGTGGTTGGCTTTAAAGGTGGTTCTGGGAAATCTACCGTATCGTATTATTTAGCCAGACAGCTAAGTGAGTATTACAATGTAGTACTCGTAGATAAGACATATTCTGGAACTATAAGCCGGATATATAATATTAATAATAACATTTTTTCCTTTCTGAAAGGAAGGAACGAGTTATTTTATGTTAGTAAGAATAACTTTTCAGTTATAAACATGTCTTTTTCAAGCGAGAATGATCTTAATAATTTTGATTTTAGCACATTCAAATACTTATATGGTAAATTAATAAAAAATAGTGATATAGTCATTGTAGATCATTCATCTATTCCTCATGACTTCGCAACCGAGATAGAGTTAAAGGCATTTATGGAAAATTTTAGAAACTTTGCATATAATACAGTATTAGTTCTTAGTGGAGATGAGATTCCGATAAAAAGATATTTAAACTATACAGCTCTGCTGAATGATTTTGTAAAGAATTACGCTGAGAAAATCTTAGGTATTTCTTTACCAAGGGATGTTAAATTTCTAAAAATTATAGCAGTGATTATAAATAAAATCCTCAAAGGTCAAGAAAGTAAGTTAGAGGAATTTATAAGAGGAGACGAGATTCTGCAGAGATCTGCTAGATTTGTTGTTCCCTATTATCTTTCTCTAACACAAAGACATTTCAAAGATATTGATCCTCCTAAAGAGATAACTGATATCGTCAGATATATATTAGATTTGTTGAGAGAGCCCACCTCGATTTTATGATACTTGCAACATTACTCTCCCGTCTCTATTTTCACTCATAATTTCTTTTACCGCCTCTACACCTTCATCTAGTCTATAAGTTTTATGAACCTTTACCTTGCAATCCTTAC includes:
- a CDS encoding flagellar protein F, giving the protein MGVSQVVAYVLLFFITISLGLIALGAYIKSQQLLLHAEDMRQNMDLNQLNTRIFIKSVTINGNLLYITITNNGSTVLYDFKDFAIIIKYYANVSNISTLIISNYNYSTSLGPYKWVSNTVLINPNMVGTFIADLPYPPYPNTEATVVVVSNYGPEALWRGVL
- a CDS encoding flagellin; protein product: MASEVISETIMLIVAVTLVGVVAGSVFSVVSSISTNMVSYSMLQSQKLVTDLQIDYVTNASSTTVIVYLHNIGESTIFNLKNSVLYFGPQGNLQQIGYSSSALPYWVVNTNTLYPGSVAKIIIYLSSPLSTTQYYTVQLVTPNGYSVSYTFEAS
- a CDS encoding archaellin/type IV pilin N-terminal domain-containing protein — protein: MGLQKIVKKYNKKMKRKGLAGLDTAIILIAFIITASVLAYVAINMGLFVTQKAKSTINKGEETASTALTLSGSVLYAVNYPSNTRSYWIYFTVSPSSGVSSVELSPTTTAISFTASTEGVAYSNIYKYTLLTVDPSSLGHAVYANGQYLNLINQQTSAGQTYVYYPNPYYALLALNYTLYNYYLSTKTPSPIFINSSTLSSIPQWLKNDNSFTFTLNISGQLVTYDVFVNQTFAFTYPVAGDPLIGSAIAPAGSVIGVMILFGPDLGSHVFQYQTVTIQITPNVGSPLTISEYIYQPEGSVSVIG
- the arnR gene encoding HTH-type transcriptional activator ArnR, with protein sequence MSYNVFDILRELDSIVDFARAKLQWDILFFINSRGPSSVSEIAEGTNNSKKAVIDAIRKLIEKELIIKVKYDVYDLSEKGKQVLNKLNYFTSHTVSTQNGVDGGNNVLSNIDNPSQNYYLLELIKMSLLNNGILPIDKVSRELGISKQTVKYYLELFMRKKIFKKVNKKSLLGKNVQTVVLTNEGRKIAYKVPSLIRIKNNLFLRLLLKMTFSISYESALMKLMVFFALSSPIIIYYDGDVPIRVIGILWLYMLVFTSLLSIFAYLTMR
- a CDS encoding ribbon-helix-helix domain-containing protein is translated as MEKIVKVNETTYILEDERSVVITFKLEENILSMVDEIVKNLGYEHRSDFIRDAIEKYINYLKSISNNSEKNYQ
- a CDS encoding ParA family protein, with amino-acid sequence MEAIYVLGVKGGIGKTTFSLYFAKRLSLMGKKVMYIDHDYFSFGSLILGHNDLGLLEEIERNLPIFSRSLKNIDNLYILKLFSDPLNVNKNYSLLSNKIPQVLNSILKRELDYIILDSSVGILPDNDIVIALLEELETEKKEVFLSDMLSINSTIKYAKLWENNIKYKVLAINMVPPIPESLSEATKIANEVYNNYNELFNAVIVVEFDEKMYNYNPIIAEYENEKLNSILSCIVYRCNTLK
- a CDS encoding ParA family protein, producing MIRINVVGFKGGSGKSTVSYYLARQLSEYYNVVLVDKTYSGTISRIYNINNNIFSFLKGRNELFYVSKNNFSVINMSFSSENDLNNFDFSTFKYLYGKLIKNSDIVIVDHSSIPHDFATEIELKAFMENFRNFAYNTVLVLSGDEIPIKRYLNYTALLNDFVKNYAEKILGISLPRDVKFLKIIAVIINKILKGQESKLEEFIRGDEILQRSARFVVPYYLSLTQRHFKDIDPPKEITDIVRYILDLLREPTSIL